Proteins encoded together in one Halomicrobium urmianum window:
- a CDS encoding mandelate racemase family protein: MTPTITKIESTEFEYPLEDVGMDNHGFNIVYDPGETTYRKLFALQIHTDEGITGEYVGGNSPGAAQINMFADYLVGKNPLEREKHWSEIKRALRKYDRMGMGPIDIALWDFAGKYYDAPIHELLGTYRERIPAYASTYHGDENGGLDSPEAFADFAEECLERGFSGFKIHGWGGSEGPHDIDREVDAVHAVGERVGDEMDLMHDPACELETWADALKLGKACDEEGFFWYEDPYRDGGISQHGHKQLGEHLETPILQTEHVRGLEPHTDFIANGATDFVRADPEYDAGITGAMKIASVAEGFGLDVEFHAPGPAQRHCIAATRNANYYEMALVHPDCQNTMPPVYEGGYSDLIEAVDDDGTVPVPDGPGLGVEYDWDYIEDNATGSVHTYE; encoded by the coding sequence GTGACACCGACAATCACGAAAATCGAGAGCACGGAGTTCGAGTACCCCCTCGAGGACGTCGGGATGGACAACCACGGCTTCAACATCGTGTACGATCCCGGCGAGACTACCTACCGAAAGCTATTCGCGCTGCAGATCCACACCGACGAGGGAATCACGGGCGAGTACGTCGGCGGCAACTCGCCGGGCGCGGCGCAGATCAACATGTTCGCTGACTATCTGGTCGGGAAGAACCCCCTCGAGCGCGAGAAGCACTGGTCGGAGATCAAGCGCGCCCTGCGCAAGTACGACCGCATGGGGATGGGCCCGATCGACATCGCCCTGTGGGACTTCGCCGGCAAGTACTACGACGCTCCCATCCACGAGCTACTGGGTACGTATCGCGAGCGCATCCCCGCGTACGCCTCGACGTACCACGGCGACGAAAACGGCGGCCTGGACTCGCCCGAAGCGTTCGCCGACTTCGCCGAGGAGTGCCTGGAGAGGGGCTTCAGCGGCTTCAAAATCCACGGCTGGGGCGGGAGCGAAGGGCCCCACGACATCGACCGGGAGGTCGACGCCGTCCACGCCGTCGGCGAGCGCGTCGGCGACGAGATGGACCTGATGCACGACCCCGCCTGCGAACTGGAGACGTGGGCCGACGCGCTCAAGCTCGGCAAGGCCTGCGACGAGGAGGGCTTCTTCTGGTACGAGGACCCCTACCGCGACGGCGGCATCAGCCAGCACGGTCACAAACAACTGGGCGAGCACCTCGAGACGCCCATACTCCAGACCGAACACGTCCGCGGGCTGGAGCCGCACACCGACTTCATCGCCAACGGCGCGACCGACTTCGTCCGCGCCGACCCCGAGTACGACGCCGGCATCACCGGCGCGATGAAGATCGCCAGCGTCGCCGAAGGCTTCGGGCTGGACGTCGAGTTCCACGCGCCCGGCCCCGCCCAGCGGCACTGCATCGCCGCCACGCGCAATGCCAACTACTACGAGATGGCGCTGGTCCACCCCGACTGCCAGAACACGATGCCGCCCGTCTACGAGGGCGGCTACTCCGACCTGATCGAGGCCGTCGACGACGACGGCACCGTCCCCGTCCCCGACGGACCCGGCCTCGGCGTCGAGTACGACTGGGACTACATCGAGGACAACGCCACCGGGAGCGTCCACACCTACGAATAA
- a CDS encoding TRAP transporter large permease, translated as MIELVPLLAILLALIFLRVDIAFAIATVSYLWLFVAGESMTTGVTRIFSGLNSFVLLAIPFFLLAGELMNNSEITDRIVRFANYTIGRIRGGLAQANVLASLFFAGITGAAVADVAALGSVFIPAMSDEGYDTDFSSALTAASSIVGPIIPPSIIIVIYGSVTNTSIGALFAAAVIPGLLLGGALMVITGVLSVQRDFPSHSPDVERSEVPSLVFDSLVALTMPAIILGGILGGIFTPTEAAAVACVYALLIGGVLYRTLTGDKIIDSLSVTLERSTQLYAIIGFASILSWMLAKEGITRELGAALVEMGLSPAAYMLVVGLVLLFVGTWLEIGAAAIILAPTLATIAETLGIPAYQFGIMFIVTLNFGLITPPLGICLFAASSVSNRPVWGISKKVVPFYVADIAVLLAIIYLPEITMAFPRATGF; from the coding sequence ATGATTGAGCTCGTCCCGCTTCTGGCGATCCTGCTCGCGCTGATCTTCCTCCGCGTGGACATCGCCTTCGCCATCGCGACGGTGTCGTACCTCTGGCTGTTCGTCGCGGGGGAGTCCATGACCACGGGCGTGACCCGCATCTTCAGCGGGCTCAACTCGTTCGTGTTGCTGGCGATCCCCTTCTTCCTGCTGGCCGGGGAGCTGATGAACAACTCCGAGATCACCGACCGGATCGTCCGCTTCGCGAACTACACGATCGGGCGCATCCGGGGCGGGCTCGCGCAGGCGAACGTCCTCGCGAGCCTGTTCTTCGCCGGCATCACCGGCGCTGCGGTCGCCGACGTCGCCGCGCTCGGCTCGGTGTTCATTCCCGCCATGTCCGACGAGGGGTACGACACCGACTTCAGTTCGGCACTGACTGCCGCGTCGTCGATCGTCGGCCCGATCATCCCCCCGAGTATCATCATCGTCATCTACGGGTCGGTGACTAACACCTCGATCGGGGCGCTGTTCGCGGCGGCCGTGATCCCGGGCCTGCTGCTCGGCGGCGCACTGATGGTGATTACCGGGGTCCTCTCCGTGCAGCGGGACTTCCCGAGCCACTCGCCGGACGTCGAGCGCTCCGAAGTCCCGTCGCTGGTGTTCGACTCGCTGGTCGCGCTGACGATGCCGGCGATCATCCTCGGCGGCATCCTCGGCGGTATCTTCACGCCCACTGAGGCCGCCGCCGTCGCCTGCGTGTACGCACTGCTGATCGGCGGCGTGCTCTATCGCACCCTGACGGGCGACAAGATCATCGATTCGCTGAGCGTCACCCTCGAGCGGTCGACCCAGCTGTACGCCATCATCGGCTTCGCGTCGATCCTCTCGTGGATGCTCGCCAAGGAGGGCATCACTCGCGAACTGGGTGCCGCCCTCGTCGAGATGGGGCTGAGCCCGGCGGCCTACATGCTGGTCGTCGGCCTCGTCCTCCTGTTCGTGGGCACGTGGCTCGAGATCGGCGCCGCGGCTATCATCCTAGCGCCGACGCTGGCGACGATCGCCGAGACGCTGGGGATCCCGGCCTACCAGTTCGGCATCATGTTCATCGTGACGCTGAACTTCGGGCTCATCACCCCGCCGCTGGGGATCTGCCTGTTCGCGGCGTCCAGCGTCTCAAACCGACCGGTCTGGGGGATCAGCAAGAAAGTCGTCCCGTTCTACGTGGCCGACATCGCCGTCCTGCTGGCGATCATCTATCTCCCGGAGATCACTATGGCCTTCCCGCGGGCCACCGGGTTCTGA
- a CDS encoding TRAP transporter small permease, which translates to MFNYTVTEDSALYQSAERFDSAMDRLDTRLRQFSLILLALLVCVVVLNVIMRYVLSESLLWANELSRYLMVWFALLVTASLVNSDDHLNVGIVYDRFPDRVKYWLQSTTMALYVVLGLIWVNFGLEYAISAGLNAEAPAMNFPLLWVYIVIPISGTLVTLFALARLLRLVVLGETESLQNAYDVDQREGESDD; encoded by the coding sequence GTGTTTAACTACACCGTCACCGAAGACAGCGCGCTCTACCAGTCCGCCGAGCGGTTCGACTCGGCGATGGACCGCCTCGACACGAGACTGCGGCAGTTCAGCCTGATCCTGCTCGCCCTGCTGGTCTGCGTCGTGGTCCTCAACGTGATCATGCGGTACGTGTTAAGCGAGTCGCTACTGTGGGCCAACGAGCTGTCGCGGTACCTCATGGTCTGGTTCGCGCTGCTGGTGACGGCCTCCCTCGTCAACAGCGACGACCACCTCAACGTGGGGATCGTCTACGATCGATTCCCCGACCGCGTCAAGTACTGGCTGCAGTCGACGACGATGGCACTGTACGTCGTCCTCGGGCTCATCTGGGTCAACTTCGGGCTCGAGTACGCCATCAGTGCGGGGCTCAACGCGGAGGCGCCCGCGATGAACTTCCCGCTGCTGTGGGTGTACATCGTGATCCCGATCAGCGGCACCCTCGTCACGCTGTTCGCGCTGGCGCGCCTGCTCCGCCTGGTCGTGCTCGGCGAGACCGAGAGCCTGCAGAACGCCTACGACGTCGACCAGCGAGAGGGTGAGAGCGATGATTGA
- a CDS encoding universal stress protein — translation MYEILLPIPNDDVRMGRLVSAVEDLPVRTEAVSVTLLYVFEELETEFGGTVSLREYSDVPDVISEARERFERTDVPVEALVAEGNAEEVIVSVADDRNVDHVAVAGRERSPTGKALFGSVTQSVVLNADVPVTVVPESVDEEGAA, via the coding sequence ATGTACGAAATTCTGTTACCAATACCAAACGACGACGTGCGGATGGGACGACTCGTGAGTGCTGTCGAGGACCTGCCAGTCCGGACAGAGGCGGTCTCCGTGACGCTGCTGTACGTGTTCGAGGAACTGGAGACCGAATTCGGAGGGACCGTGTCGCTCCGTGAATACAGCGACGTGCCGGACGTGATAAGTGAGGCCCGCGAACGGTTCGAGCGAACCGACGTTCCGGTCGAGGCGCTCGTCGCGGAGGGCAACGCCGAGGAGGTCATCGTGTCCGTCGCCGACGACCGGAACGTCGACCACGTGGCCGTCGCCGGCCGGGAGCGCTCGCCGACGGGCAAGGCCCTGTTCGGCAGCGTGACTCAGTCGGTGGTTCTCAATGCCGACGTGCCGGTGACGGTCGTTCCGGAGTCCGTCGACGAGGAGGGAGCTGCCTGA
- the dctP gene encoding TRAP transporter substrate-binding protein DctP: protein MTSGGSGGGSGSGDGSDSGDAEMPEMTVTLGHSGPEDITQHQHRAAVTFKKHIEDNTNGNFTVEISPGGALGSLREMVEQNQSGSIELVGSTAEGHIAPFYSNINVYALPYAFRNVEVANYVFDNEFGDKLWADFRDQTGLRMLTWYDNGGFRSFGVSGVEIESIEDMKGLDIRTMQIEAHQKLVSELGANPTPIDWNELYQAIDQGVVAGQENSIPTVISGDLHEVLDWIILDRHVFTMNFIHCNEDWFQDLPLYYQRLVLEGGRLASQEARMINRVQRERGVKTVEDAGVTVYDPPQDVINDFREATQEPVGELIRDEMDDPSMVDDMQEAIQQAEKDLGYQ from the coding sequence TTGACTTCAGGCGGGAGTGGCGGCGGCAGTGGTAGCGGGGACGGATCGGACAGCGGCGACGCCGAGATGCCGGAGATGACGGTCACGCTCGGCCACTCCGGGCCCGAGGACATCACGCAGCACCAGCACCGCGCGGCAGTGACGTTCAAGAAGCACATCGAGGACAACACGAACGGCAACTTCACGGTCGAGATCTCCCCCGGCGGAGCTCTCGGGAGCCTCCGTGAGATGGTCGAGCAGAACCAGTCCGGGTCCATCGAACTCGTCGGGTCGACCGCCGAGGGCCACATCGCGCCGTTCTACTCGAACATCAACGTGTACGCGCTGCCGTACGCGTTCCGGAACGTCGAGGTCGCCAACTACGTCTTCGACAACGAGTTCGGCGACAAGCTGTGGGCGGACTTCCGCGACCAGACGGGCCTCCGGATGCTCACCTGGTACGACAACGGCGGCTTCCGGTCGTTCGGCGTCTCCGGCGTCGAGATCGAGTCCATCGAGGACATGAAGGGTCTGGACATCCGGACGATGCAGATCGAGGCTCACCAGAAGCTGGTCAGCGAACTCGGCGCCAACCCGACGCCCATCGACTGGAACGAGCTGTACCAGGCGATCGACCAGGGCGTCGTCGCCGGGCAGGAGAACTCCATCCCGACGGTCATCTCCGGCGACCTCCACGAGGTGCTCGACTGGATCATCCTGGACCGCCACGTGTTCACGATGAACTTCATCCACTGCAACGAGGACTGGTTCCAGGACCTCCCGCTGTACTACCAGCGTCTGGTCCTCGAAGGCGGCCGGCTGGCCTCCCAGGAGGCCCGGATGATCAACCGCGTCCAGCGCGAACGCGGCGTCAAGACCGTCGAGGACGCAGGCGTCACCGTCTACGATCCGCCGCAGGACGTCATCAACGACTTCCGCGAGGCGACCCAGGAGCCCGTCGGCGAGCTGATTCGCGACGAGATGGACGATCCGAGTATGGTCGACGACATGCAGGAGGCCATCCAGCAGGCCGAGAAGGACCTGGGCTACCAGTAA
- a CDS encoding C-terminal binding protein, with the protein MAHRIAISQADFPDADIEEAVFAEAGVDDVVVGSAETEDELIDLAEGADGLLVQYAEVTESVLDALPDLEIVSRYGIGVDNVDVDAASERNVAVSNVPSYCEEEVASHALSLLFTLARKTAQYDKAVKSGTWDWKIGRPIESLTGMTVGFAAFGKIPRTFAELADGFDLEYLTYDPYLDEEDVADHPVELVDFETLLAESDVISIHTPLVDETHHMFDADAFEQMDSSAFLLNTARGPLVDEDALYDALEADEIAGAGLDVMEEEPTHDSPLFERDDVVVTPHVAWYSEDSLGELRRKAAENITEYLDGDSPHGFTNESEVQRT; encoded by the coding sequence ATGGCACACAGGATCGCAATCTCGCAAGCGGATTTTCCGGACGCCGACATCGAGGAAGCGGTGTTCGCCGAGGCCGGAGTCGACGACGTGGTCGTCGGCTCGGCCGAGACGGAGGACGAACTGATCGACCTCGCAGAGGGGGCTGACGGGCTTCTCGTCCAGTACGCCGAGGTGACCGAGTCGGTCCTCGACGCGCTGCCGGACCTGGAGATCGTCTCCAGATACGGCATCGGCGTCGACAACGTCGACGTCGACGCCGCCTCGGAGCGGAACGTCGCCGTGTCGAACGTCCCCTCCTACTGCGAGGAGGAGGTCGCCTCCCACGCGCTCTCGCTGCTGTTCACGCTCGCGCGCAAGACCGCCCAGTACGACAAGGCGGTCAAGTCCGGGACCTGGGACTGGAAGATCGGCCGGCCGATCGAGTCGTTGACCGGTATGACCGTCGGGTTCGCGGCGTTCGGGAAGATTCCCCGTACGTTCGCCGAACTGGCCGACGGGTTCGACCTCGAGTACCTCACGTACGACCCCTACCTCGACGAGGAGGACGTCGCCGACCACCCCGTAGAGCTGGTCGACTTCGAGACCCTGCTCGCGGAGTCGGACGTCATCTCGATCCACACGCCGCTGGTCGACGAGACCCATCACATGTTCGACGCCGACGCCTTCGAGCAGATGGACTCGTCGGCGTTCCTCCTGAACACTGCACGCGGGCCGCTCGTCGACGAGGACGCCCTGTACGACGCTCTCGAGGCGGACGAGATCGCCGGTGCCGGCCTGGACGTCATGGAGGAGGAGCCGACCCACGACTCCCCGCTGTTCGAGCGCGACGACGTCGTCGTGACGCCCCACGTCGCGTGGTACTCCGAGGACTCGCTCGGAGAACTCCGCCGCAAGGCCGCCGAGAACATCACCGAGTACCTCGACGGCGACTCGCCACACGGGTTCACCAACGAGAGCGAAGTCCAGCGCACGTAA
- a CDS encoding zinc-dependent alcohol dehydrogenase → MRALAKTAREAGALEVVERPMPEPGAEEVLVEVDYAGLCGSDGGIYEFESAFERMDLPTVIGHEYTGRVVEAGADVTGFAVGDRVVERPIRPCGECYQCRIGEENVCQNAVITGVDHDGAFAGYIAAPARYFHPVPDDVDPRHAATTEPISIGARAVVENSRVGAGDRVLVEGPGPIGLFTAQIADAQGGEVVVSGVGPDADYRLPLAEELGFETLNVAADDREAVREELTDGIGYDVVFDTTGHPSGLTTAVDEVRKGGQIVLVGQTGETTMEYSPLVRAEIDLQCSYASTYEDFERSLRMLQSGEVDPEPMLDERFSLEEADEAFETFLAGDTCKVLFDPAEFRD, encoded by the coding sequence ATGCGAGCGCTAGCCAAGACCGCTCGAGAGGCGGGTGCACTCGAGGTCGTCGAGCGCCCGATGCCCGAGCCCGGCGCGGAGGAGGTACTGGTCGAGGTCGACTACGCGGGCCTGTGCGGCAGCGACGGCGGGATCTACGAGTTCGAGAGCGCGTTCGAGCGGATGGACCTGCCGACCGTCATCGGTCACGAGTACACCGGCCGCGTCGTCGAGGCCGGCGCGGACGTCACCGGCTTCGCCGTCGGTGACAGAGTCGTCGAGCGGCCGATCCGGCCGTGCGGGGAGTGCTACCAGTGCCGGATCGGCGAGGAGAACGTCTGCCAGAACGCCGTGATCACCGGCGTCGACCACGACGGGGCCTTCGCGGGGTACATCGCCGCGCCGGCGCGGTACTTCCACCCCGTTCCCGACGACGTCGACCCGCGCCACGCCGCGACGACCGAGCCGATCAGCATCGGCGCTCGCGCGGTCGTCGAGAACTCGCGGGTCGGCGCCGGCGACCGCGTCCTCGTCGAAGGACCGGGCCCGATCGGGCTGTTCACCGCCCAGATCGCCGACGCGCAGGGCGGCGAGGTGGTCGTCTCCGGCGTCGGCCCGGACGCAGACTACCGCCTGCCGCTGGCCGAGGAACTGGGCTTCGAGACGCTGAACGTCGCCGCCGACGACCGCGAGGCCGTCCGCGAGGAACTGACCGACGGCATCGGCTACGACGTGGTCTTCGACACCACCGGACACCCCTCCGGGCTCACCACGGCCGTCGACGAAGTCCGGAAAGGCGGCCAGATCGTCCTCGTCGGCCAGACCGGCGAGACGACCATGGAGTACTCGCCGCTGGTCCGCGCCGAAATCGACCTCCAGTGCTCCTACGCCTCGACCTACGAGGACTTCGAGCGGTCGCTGCGGATGCTCCAATCGGGCGAGGTCGACCCCGAACCGATGCTCGACGAGCGGTTCTCCCTCGAGGAGGCCGACGAGGCCTTCGAGACGTTCCTCGCCGGCGACACCTGCAAGGTCCTGTTCGATCCCGCCGAGTTCCGCGACTGA
- a CDS encoding SDR family NAD(P)-dependent oxidoreductase, which translates to MPLDYTHHPVTVEGKTAVVIGATSGIGRAIALGFAEEGANVVATSRTEERVERTAEEIRERGADTIEVTCDVTDRESIRELRDATIEEFGDVDILVNSPSYIARKGVADVTEEEWDQVFDVQLKGTVRATQLFAERMGEGSIINMASASAESAIPNLAAYTTAKGGIDSFTRVAAEEYGPEIRVNAIRPGFVITEQTEGTYTDGEPRYETIKDRTTDERLARPEEMAGIAIYLASDAASYTTGEIVTVDDGFLNATFEE; encoded by the coding sequence GTGCCACTGGATTATACACACCACCCGGTGACGGTCGAGGGCAAGACGGCCGTCGTCATCGGGGCGACGAGCGGCATCGGACGAGCGATCGCACTGGGCTTCGCCGAGGAGGGCGCGAACGTCGTGGCCACCTCGCGGACGGAAGAGCGCGTCGAGCGGACGGCCGAGGAGATCCGCGAGCGCGGCGCCGACACCATCGAGGTCACCTGTGACGTGACCGACCGCGAGTCGATCCGCGAACTGCGCGACGCAACGATCGAGGAGTTCGGCGACGTCGACATTCTGGTCAACTCGCCGAGCTACATCGCCAGGAAGGGCGTCGCCGACGTGACCGAGGAGGAGTGGGACCAGGTGTTCGACGTCCAGCTGAAGGGAACCGTCCGCGCGACTCAGCTGTTCGCCGAGCGCATGGGCGAGGGGTCGATCATCAACATGGCCTCGGCCTCGGCGGAGTCGGCCATCCCGAACCTGGCCGCCTACACCACGGCCAAGGGCGGTATCGACTCGTTCACCCGCGTCGCCGCCGAGGAGTACGGCCCGGAGATCCGCGTCAACGCCATCCGGCCGGGCTTCGTCATCACCGAGCAGACGGAGGGCACCTACACCGACGGGGAACCGCGGTACGAGACGATCAAAGACCGGACGACCGACGAGCGCCTCGCCCGGCCGGAGGAGATGGCCGGCATCGCCATCTACCTCGCCAGCGACGCCGCCTCCTACACCACCGGCGAGATCGTCACCGTCGACGACGGCTTCCTGAACGCCACCTTCGAGGAGTGA
- a CDS encoding UxaA family hydrolase produces MSADEARSSGNAPDADLSFEGYERFDGTVGARNHVLVLPSVICSHMVADRIADRVPGAVSAPHDHGCAQIGADNEQTERTFWGVAQNPNVAGTVVVGLGCEHVQSDAVAERLDDAGERVRELSIQEAGGTEPTIARGARAASELVEAAADETVPAGADALTVGIVATDLAEGTVAKAAPLVGAFADEVVAAGGRVVAAGSEPLIAHAEAAQEAAADDATAADVDTLLARHEAHPPKARAVHRAAADRSFAAATRAWGDQPIREVCDYGAPATLDRGLAVVDAPSEFAEAATGLVAAGAQVIVHVTDEGVPTGHPVAPVVKVTGNEATYEVLSDDVDVDATTASVADLRERITAVLDGDPSCAERHGVDDFAITRVGPSL; encoded by the coding sequence ATGAGTGCCGACGAGGCCCGATCGAGTGGTAATGCACCCGACGCCGACCTATCCTTCGAGGGGTATGAGCGCTTCGACGGAACCGTCGGGGCCCGGAACCACGTGCTCGTCCTCCCGTCGGTGATCTGCTCGCACATGGTGGCCGACCGGATCGCCGATCGGGTGCCCGGAGCGGTGAGCGCGCCCCACGATCACGGCTGCGCCCAGATCGGCGCCGACAACGAGCAGACCGAGCGGACGTTCTGGGGCGTGGCGCAGAACCCCAACGTCGCTGGGACGGTCGTGGTCGGCCTGGGCTGTGAACACGTCCAGAGCGACGCCGTCGCCGAGCGCCTGGACGACGCCGGAGAGCGCGTCCGTGAGCTGTCGATCCAGGAGGCGGGCGGCACTGAGCCGACCATCGCCCGCGGCGCCCGGGCGGCTAGCGAACTGGTCGAGGCTGCGGCCGACGAAACGGTGCCGGCGGGGGCAGACGCCCTCACGGTCGGGATCGTGGCCACCGACCTGGCGGAGGGGACGGTAGCCAAGGCCGCGCCGCTCGTCGGAGCGTTCGCCGACGAGGTCGTCGCGGCCGGCGGGCGCGTCGTCGCCGCCGGGAGCGAGCCTCTGATCGCCCACGCCGAGGCCGCCCAGGAGGCCGCAGCGGACGACGCGACGGCGGCGGACGTCGATACCCTGCTCGCCCGGCACGAGGCGCACCCGCCGAAGGCGCGGGCGGTCCACCGCGCCGCCGCCGACCGATCCTTCGCGGCGGCGACGCGCGCCTGGGGCGACCAGCCGATCCGGGAGGTCTGCGACTACGGGGCGCCAGCGACCCTCGACCGGGGGCTGGCGGTCGTCGACGCGCCGTCCGAGTTCGCAGAGGCGGCGACGGGCCTGGTCGCCGCCGGCGCGCAGGTAATCGTCCACGTGACCGACGAGGGCGTCCCCACCGGCCATCCGGTGGCGCCGGTGGTGAAGGTGACGGGGAACGAGGCGACCTACGAGGTGCTGTCCGACGACGTCGACGTGGACGCGACGACGGCCTCGGTCGCGGACCTCCGCGAGCGGATCACCGCGGTGCTCGACGGTGACCCCTCCTGCGCCGAGCGACACGGGGTCGACGACTTCGCCATCACGCGCGTCGGCCCGTCGCTCTGA
- a CDS encoding UxaA family hydrolase: MKGAVIDEVALVMTDDDTVATALADLEAGRELPVDGVDRCERDSVTLREDVPFGHKVALTAMASGDPVYKYGEVIGEAAATIDPGEWVHTHNCESRRGRGDVQEGEA; this comes from the coding sequence ATGAAGGGCGCAGTGATCGACGAGGTCGCGCTCGTGATGACCGACGACGACACCGTCGCGACGGCGCTCGCGGACCTGGAGGCGGGCCGCGAACTGCCGGTCGACGGCGTCGACCGCTGCGAGCGCGACTCCGTCACGCTGCGCGAGGACGTCCCCTTCGGCCACAAGGTCGCGCTGACGGCGATGGCATCGGGCGACCCCGTCTACAAGTACGGTGAGGTGATCGGCGAGGCCGCCGCGACCATCGACCCCGGCGAGTGGGTCCACACTCACAACTGCGAGAGTCGACGGGGGCGCGGCGACGTACAGGAGGGAGAAGCATGA
- a CDS encoding UxaA family hydrolase: MPEFTGYRRDDGRIGVRNRVAVLPTSVTASPIAEAIAAEADASVRATPHQMGTSQPDRAREQTERTLAGTGRNPNVGAALVVELGTETIAADDVADRIARSGKPVETLSIRAAGGTRAAVDRGAEVAAALADEIEEARRETADASELVFAVECGGSDATSGIAANPAVGEACDRLVEDGGTACFSETPEFIGAEHILAGRCADDEVRERLLERVDVREDMAALMGVDMRGAQPSPGNQEGGLTTIEEKSLGAISKGGTTPVRGIVDYADDLPVGGGLVLMDTPGYDVESVTGKVAGGAQVVAFTTGRGSTTGNPIAPVIKVTGNPGTWDEMANNMDVNASTVIEGDSLSTVGERVYDALLSVADGKRTAAERRRLEEFAINEIQPNELGELRGEAI, translated from the coding sequence ATGCCAGAGTTTACCGGCTACCGCCGTGACGACGGTCGGATCGGCGTGCGCAACCGGGTCGCGGTGCTCCCGACGTCCGTCACGGCGAGCCCGATCGCCGAGGCGATCGCGGCGGAGGCCGACGCCTCCGTCAGGGCGACGCCTCACCAGATGGGGACGAGCCAGCCTGATCGCGCGCGCGAACAGACAGAACGTACGCTCGCCGGCACGGGTCGCAACCCGAACGTCGGTGCGGCACTGGTCGTCGAGCTCGGGACGGAGACGATCGCCGCCGACGACGTGGCCGACCGGATCGCCCGGTCGGGCAAGCCCGTCGAGACGCTGTCGATACGCGCGGCCGGCGGGACGCGGGCCGCGGTCGACCGCGGAGCCGAGGTCGCCGCGGCACTCGCAGACGAGATCGAGGAGGCCCGCCGGGAGACGGCCGACGCGAGCGAGCTCGTGTTCGCCGTGGAGTGCGGCGGCAGCGACGCCACGAGCGGCATCGCCGCCAACCCCGCCGTCGGCGAGGCCTGCGACCGACTCGTCGAGGACGGCGGCACCGCCTGCTTCAGCGAGACGCCCGAGTTCATCGGGGCGGAGCACATCCTCGCCGGGCGGTGCGCCGACGACGAGGTCCGCGAACGCCTGCTCGAGCGGGTCGACGTGCGCGAGGACATGGCCGCGCTGATGGGCGTCGACATGCGCGGCGCCCAGCCGTCACCGGGCAACCAGGAGGGCGGGCTGACCACCATCGAGGAGAAGAGCCTCGGCGCGATCTCGAAGGGCGGGACGACTCCGGTCCGCGGGATCGTCGACTACGCGGACGACCTCCCCGTCGGCGGTGGCCTCGTGCTGATGGACACCCCGGGTTACGACGTCGAGAGCGTCACGGGGAAGGTCGCCGGCGGCGCCCAGGTCGTCGCGTTCACCACCGGCCGCGGGAGCACCACCGGCAACCCGATCGCTCCCGTGATCAAGGTGACCGGTAACCCGGGGACGTGGGACGAGATGGCGAACAACATGGACGTGAACGCCAGCACAGTCATCGAGGGGGACTCCCTGTCGACGGTCGGCGAGCGAGTCTACGACGCGCTCCTGTCGGTGGCCGACGGCAAGCGGACGGCCGCCGAGCGCCGCCGCCTCGAGGAGTTCGCGATCAACGAGATCCAGCCCAACGAGCTGGGCGAACTGCGGGGTGAGGCGATATGA